TCGCTCAAGGACGTCGAGTCGCTGATCGGCAGCCTGGTGGACATATCGCGGCTCGATGCCGGGGTGCTCAGGCCGGACGTGGCCAGCTTCCCCGCCGAGGAGCTGCTCGGGGTGCTGGCCGAGGAGTATCGCCAGCTGGCCGCCAGCCGCGGCCTCGAGCTGCGCTATGTGCCGACCCGGGCGGTGATCGCCTCCGACCTGGCGCTGCTGGCGCGGGTGGTCCGCAACTTCCTGAGCAATGTCGTGCGCTATACCCGCCAGGGGCGCATCCTGCTCGGCTGCCGCCGTCGTCCCGAGGGGCTTGAGATCCTGGTCGGCGATACCGGGCCGGGCATCGCCCCGGCCCAGCAGCGGCTGATCTTCGAGGAGTTCCGTCGCCTCGGGGCGGCCGAGGAGGGCGACGACCGCGGCCTGGGCCTGGGGCTGGCCATCGTCGAGCGCATCGGCGGCATGCTCGGCCACCCGCTCGGGCTGGTCTCGCGGCCGGGGCACGGCGCGCTGTTCTCGGTGACGGTGCCCTACGCCACGGCATCCCGGTCGGCCCGGTCGGCCGGGCCGCCACGGGAGCCGCTGCCGAGCGGGCAGCCGCTGGCCGGTGAGGTCATCTGGGTGCTGGACAACGATGCGGCGATCCGCGAGGGCATGGAGGCCCTGCTGGGGGGCTGGGGCTGTCGGGTGGTGGCCGCGAATTCGCCGGCCGAGCTGCTGGGACGGATCAAGGCGCCCGGCGCCGCGCTGCTGGTGGACTTCCATCTGGGGGAGGGGCAGCCCGACGGCCTCGAGGTCGCCGCCCGGCTGCGCGAGCGCCATCCCGGGCTGCCGGTGGTGGTGATCACCGCCAATCATGACGCGGCGCTGAAGGCGCGGATACGCCAGGCCGGCTACGACTGCCTGCTCAAGCCCGTCAAGCCGCTGCGCCTGCGTCTGCTGCTCACCTCGCTGCTGGGGCGTCAGCCGGAGCGGCGCCTCGCCCGGTAGCGGGCCAGCTCCAGCTCGCCGGCCAGCAGGACCGCCTGGACCCGGCTCGCCACCCCCAGTTTTCTCAGGATGGC
The Halomonas alkalicola DNA segment above includes these coding regions:
- a CDS encoding ATP-binding response regulator, with translation MACTSTKPSPGWPLAPLDPTTLPEAPAARAALLAEENARLRRICAALIERVESSGVPGGAPYAAFEHSVLLAEQVRERTETLQRTLGELHRAKAEAEAANLSKTKFLAAVSHDLLQPLNAARLFASALEEQPLPPGSRRLVGNIGRSLKDVESLIGSLVDISRLDAGVLRPDVASFPAEELLGVLAEEYRQLAASRGLELRYVPTRAVIASDLALLARVVRNFLSNVVRYTRQGRILLGCRRRPEGLEILVGDTGPGIAPAQQRLIFEEFRRLGAAEEGDDRGLGLGLAIVERIGGMLGHPLGLVSRPGHGALFSVTVPYATASRSARSAGPPREPLPSGQPLAGEVIWVLDNDAAIREGMEALLGGWGCRVVAANSPAELLGRIKAPGAALLVDFHLGEGQPDGLEVAARLRERHPGLPVVVITANHDAALKARIRQAGYDCLLKPVKPLRLRLLLTSLLGRQPERRLAR